A stretch of the Rosa rugosa chromosome 5, drRosRugo1.1, whole genome shotgun sequence genome encodes the following:
- the LOC133708852 gene encoding polygalacturonase At1g48100, producing the protein MEHRTIIILWITVSLILLQNPSNVQGRYHYHKKTSKRSQSPTPSPESPESPEPVAPSTPVAPSTPSTSPPNVPSDPYPDDPGNNSNTTDSTFNVMSFGAVGDGDADDTMAFRDAWKAACAVESAVILAPADYCFKITSTIFSGPCKPGLVFQVDGILMAPDGPKAWPKADSNKQWLVFYRLDQMTFTGSGTIEGNGQKWWELPCKPHRGPNGSTASGPCDSPAMIRFFMSTNLVVSGLTIQNSPMFHMKFDGCEGVQIEKLLISSPKLSPNTDGIHIENTKSVGIYDSKISNGDDCISIGTGCANVDIMGVTCGPSHGISIGSLGVHNSQACVSNITVRNVVIRESDNGVRIKTWQGGTGCVSGILFENINMDNVMNCMLVDQYYCLSKACLNQTSAVYVTDLTYRMIKGTYDVRRPPIHFACSETVACTNITLSEVELYPHEGELMDDPFCWNAYGTQETPTIPPIECLQDGKPEGLAEVQYTC; encoded by the exons ATGGAGCACCGTACTATAATAATCCTCTGGATTACAGTCAGCCTTATTTTACTCCAGAATCCAAGCAATGTACAAGGAAGATATCACTACCATAAAAAGACCAGTAAAAGGTCACAATCCCCTACTCCTTCTCCTGAATCCCCTGAATCTCCAGAGCCGGTAGCTCCTTCAACCCCTGTGGCTCCTTCTACACCAAGCACTAGTCCTCCGAATGTTCCGTCGGACCCTTACCCGGACGACCCAGGAAACAACTCCAACACTACGGATAGTACATTCAACGTCATGTCGTTCGGGGCCGTCGGAGACGGCGATGCTGATGACACCATGGCGTTCAGGGACGCTTGGAAAGCGGCATGTGCAGTTGAATCCGCTGTTATTTTGGCTCCGGCTGATTACTGCTTCAAGATCACTTCCACCATTTTTTCAGGTCCTTGCAAGCCTGGACTAGTATTCCAA GTCGATGGGATTTTGATGGCACCAGACGGGCCAAAGGCTTGGCCAAAAGCAGACAGCAATAAGCAATGGCTTGTGTTTTATCGACTTGACCAAATGACTTTCACTGGAAGTGGAACCATCGAAGGCAATGGCCAAAAATGGTGGGAACTGCCTTGCAAGCCCCACAGG GGTCCCAATGGATCCACAGCATCAGGACCATGTGATAGCCCTGCT ATGATTCGATTCTTCATGAGCACCAATTTGGTGGTGAGCGGGTTAACTATCCAAAACAGTCCAATGTTCCACATGAAATTCGATGGCTGCGAAGGAGTGCAGATTGAAAAGCTGTTGATTTCTTCCCCGAAACTTAGCCCTAACACAGATGGAATCCACATAGAGAACACAAAATCTGTTGGAATATATGACTCAAAGATAAGCAACG GGGATGACTGCATTTCAATAGGAACAGGATGTGCCAACGTTGATATAATGGGGGTCACTTGCGGGCCAAGTCACGGAATTAG CATTGGGAGCCTTGGTGTCCACAACTCGCAGGCATGTGTTTCCAACATCACAGTCCGTAATGTCGTCATAAGGGAATCGGATAACGGAGTCCGAATCAAGACATGGCAAGGTGGAACGGGCTGCGTGTCGGGAATATTGTTCGAAAACATCAACATGGACAATGTGATGAACTGCATGCTCGTCGACCAGTACTACTGCCTCTCCAAGGCTTGCTTGAACCAAACCTCGGCCGTATACGTCACCGACCTGACCTATCGAATGATCAAGGGTACATATGATGTGAGGAGGCCTCCAATTCACTTTGCTTGCAGTGAAACAGTGGCTTGCACCAACATTACGCTCTCAGAAGTTGAGCTTTACCCGCATGAAGGTGAACTAATGGATGATCCATTTTGTTGGAATGCTTATGGGACTCAAGAGACTCCAACTATTCCCCCTATTGAGTGTTTACAAGATGGTAAGCCCGAGGGTTTGGCAGAGGTTCAGTATACTTGCTAG
- the LOC133708851 gene encoding boron transporter 1-like, which translates to MEETFVPFRGIRNDLRGRLSCYKQDWTGGFRAGFRILAPTTYIFFASAIPVISFGEQLERETDGVLTAVQTLSSTALCGIIHSILGGQPLLILGVAEPTVIMYTFMFNFAKNRPELGSKLFLAWTAWVCMWTAILLFLLAILGACSIINRFTRLAGELFGLLIAMLFMQEAIKGLVEEFRIPERENPNSIQFQPSWRFANGMFALVLSFGLLLTSLKSRKARSWRYGSGSLQGFIADYGVPLMVLIWSAISYIPAGSGSVPKEIPRRLFSPNPWSPGAYENWTVVKDMLNVPVLYIIGAFIPATMIAVLYYFDHSVASQLAQQKEFNLRKPPSFHYDLLLLGFMVIICGLIGIPPANGVIPQSPMHTRSLATLKHQLLRNRLVTAARKCMRNNASLGQVYGSMQEAYQHMQTPLIYQEPSAQGLKELKDSTIQMASSMGNINAPVDETVFDVEKEIDDLLPVEVKEQRLSNLLQAIIVGACVGAMPFLKKIPTSVLWGYFAFMAVESLPGNQFWERILLLFTAPSRRYKVLEEYHATFVETVPFKMIAAFTVFQTVYLLVCFGITWIPIAGVLFPLMIMLLVPVRQYILPKFFKGAHLQDLDASEYEEAPAVSFNHATEREMSRAASFADDGEILDGVMTRSRGEIRHVCSPKITSSTTTPSKEFTCIQSPLFSDKIYSPHLSELRVGQSPRNSGKGEFSQRTGQTKPSSLGKGKP; encoded by the exons ATGGAAGAGACATTTGTACCGTTTCGTGGAATCAGGAATGATCTTCGAGGGAGGTTGAGTTGTTACAAGCAAGACTGGACTGGTGGTTTCCGGGCAGGCTTCAG GATTTTGGCTCCCACCACATACATATTTTTCGCTTCAGCTATTCCAGTTATTTCATTTGGAGAACAATTAGAAAGAGAGACGG ACGGGGTTCTAACAGCAGTTCAAACATTATCATCTACGGCTTTATGTGGAATAATACACTCAATACTTGGGGGTCAGCCTCTGTTGATTCTTGGGGTTGCAGAGCCAACTGTTATTATGTACACATTCATGTTTAATTTTGCTAAAAATAGGCCGGAGTTGGGATCAAAGCTCTTCTTAGCATGGACTGCATG GGTATGCATGTGGACGGCAATACTGTTGTTCCTGCTGGCTATATTAGGGGCTTGCTCCATTATAAACAGATTCACTCGTCTTGCGGGAGAGTTATTTGGCCTTCTTATTGCAATGCTCTTCATGCAGGAAGCTATCAAA GGACTTGTTGAGGAGTTTCGCATACCTGAAAGAGAGAACCcaaattcaattcaatttcaaCCTTCATGGAGATTTGCAAATGGGATGTTTGCTTTAGTTCTGTCATTTGGTCTTCTACTAACTTCTTTGAAAAGCAGAAAAGCAAGGTCTTGGCGATATGGGTCTG GGTCACTACAAGGTTTCATAGCAGATTATGGTGTGCCACTGATGGTTTTGATCTGGTCCGCCATTTCCTATATACCAGCTGGAAGTGGAAGTGTTCCAAAAGAAATTCCAAGGCGCCTCTTCAGTCCAAATCCATGGTCACCAGGAGCTTACGAGAATTGGACTGTCGTCAAG GACATGCTAAATGTGCCAGTGCTGTATATAATTGGAGCATTCATTCCAGCAACAATGATTGCGGTGCTGTACTATTTTGACCATAGTGTAGCTTCTCAACTGGCTCAGCAGAAAGAATTTAATTTGAGAAAGCCACCTTCTTTCCATTATGATCTACTTCTTTTGGGATTCATG GTCATAATATGTGGTCTGATAGGTATACCTCCAGCCAATGGTGTCATACCACAATCTCCAATGCACACTAGAAGTTTGGCCACACTGAAACATCAG TTACTTCGCAATCGACTTGTAACAGCAGCAAGGAAATGTATGAGAAACAATGCAAGCTTGGGTCAAGTATATGGAAGCATGCAAGAAGCATATCAACATATGCAAACCCCACTAATATATCAGGAACCTTCAGCTCAG GGGCTAAAGGAATTGAAGGATTCAACTATTCAAATGGCTTCAAGCATGGGAAACATAAATGCTCCAGTTGATGAGACAGTGtttgatgttgagaaagagatAGATGATTTATTACCTGTTGAGGTGAAAGAACAGCGGCTCAGCAACTTGCTTCAAGCTATAATTGTAGGAGCATGTGTTGGAGCCATGCCTTTTCTTAAAAAGATCCCAACTTCAGTACTCTGGGGTTATTTTGCCTTCATGGCGGTTGAAAGCTTACCGGGCAACCAGTTTTGGGAGAGGATTCTTTTGCTCTTCACGGCTCCAAGTAGAAGATACAA AGTCCTTGAGGAATACCATGCCACTTTTGTGGAAACAGTACCATTCAAGATGATTGCAGCATTTACAGTTTTCCAAACTGTGTACTTGCTTGTTTGTTTTGGAATTACATGGATACCTATTGCTGGGGTTCTCTTCCCATTAATGATCATGCTCCTGGTTCCTGTTAGACAATACATATTGCCAAAGTTCTTCAAAGGGGCACACCTTCAAGATTTAGATGCCTCAGAGTATGAAGAGGCACCTGCTGTATCATTCAACCATGCAACT GAACGGGAGATGAGTAGGGCGGCATCATTTGCAGACGACGGAGAAATTTTAGATGGGGTAATGACTAGAAGCCGGGGTGAGATCAGGCATGTGTGTAGTCCTAAAATTACAAGCTCAACTACAACACCATCCAAGGAATTCACATGTATACAGAGCCCACTGTTCTCAGATAAGATATACAGTCCTCATCTCAGTGAGCTGAGAGTCGGGCAAAGTCCTCGGAACAGTGGAAAAGGGGAGTTTAGCCAAAGAACTGGACAGACAAAACCATCTAGTTTAGGGAAGGGTAAACCTTAG
- the LOC133708853 gene encoding uncharacterized protein LOC133708853: MPSLQTALPPELANNVIRLYRECIRRAKYVGHRQHNTQLVVDMVRQQFKKNMHETDPDKIQKFKDDAARGLINHILFESEKMSGRKFSKS, from the exons ATGCCGTCTCTGCAAACCGCCTTGCCTCCTGAGCTCGCTAACAATGTGATCAGA CTTTACCGTGAGTGTATTCGGAGAGCTAAATATGTCGGTCATCGG CAACACAATACACAACTTGTTGTTGACATGGTGCGGCAGCAGTTCAAAAAAAATATGCATGAGACCGATCCAGATAAGATTCAAAAGTTCAAGGATGA CGCTGCAAGGGGACTTATAAATCACATACTTTTCGAGTCGGAGAAGATGTCTGGTCGTAAATTCAGCAAGAGCTAG